The Opitutaceae bacterium nucleotide sequence GGGGTCGAAATGGCGTCGATGGCCGCGGGCAGGGCGGCGAGGTCCTGGACGGGAACGCCCTTTGGACAGGGGATGCCAAACTTTTCAAAAAGGGCTTTGGCCTGGTATTCGTGAATATTCATGGAGCGAATGTCGGGTGGAAGTCGTGGGAGAAGAGAAAAACCGGTGGGCCGGGAGAGCGCGGACCCGGATTGGGGGCAAAGGTTAACCGCAGGGGATAACTGCGTCTAGGTTATCCTGATCCGAGCAGGTGCTTCATTAGGAATCCCGCCTGCATGGCAGCAATTTCGCTTATGCCTTTTTTCGCCAACCGGGTCAACGCCTGGAACTCTTCCTCCGAGAAGGTGGCCTCTTCGCCCGAGCCCTGGACTTCGACGTATTGTCCCTGTCCGGTCATGACGACGTTGAAGTCGACGGTGGCGTCCTTGTCTTCGAGGTAGGGCAGATCGAGAACCGGGCGGCCCTCGAACATGCCGACGCTGACCGCGGCGATGGAATCCCGAAACGGATTTTCTGCGATCTTGCCGGAGTCGACCAGTTGCTGGACGGCGAGCCGGCCCGCGAGGTAGGCCCCGGTGATGGAGGCGGTCCGGGTGCCGCCGTCGGCCTGGAGGACATCGCAGTCGATCCAGAGGGTGTGATCGGGGAGCTTCTGCAGGTCGACCACGGCGCGCATGGCGCGACCGATCAACCGTTGGATCTCGACGGTGCGCCCGTCCATTTTCCCACGGGAAATGTCGCGCGATTTGCGCTCGTGGGTGCTGTAGGGCAGCATGGAGTACTCGGCGGTCAACCAGCCGCCGGTCACGCCCTGTTGGCGCATCCAGGCGGGGACGCGCCGGTCGATGGTGGCGGCGCAGATGACCCGGGTGTGGCCGAAGCTGACGAGGACGGATCCGGAAGCGTGCGGCGCGATGCCGGCCTCGAACTGGATCGGGCGGAGCTGGTCGTCAGCCCGGCCGTCGATGCGGTTGGGCTCAGTCATCGATTTCTGTTTTCATGGGCTTCCTTTTCGTCGGGTGTCTCGAACTCGAAGCCGTGCATCTTCTCGGATTCCCCGGAAGTTGTCATTACTTTATAAATACACCAGGCGAACAGGCCGGTCACGAAACCGACCGAGATGGTCATGGTCACCCAACCTCCGGTTGTCATGAGGTGAATCCTTTCGGAAGGTTCTTGAATTTCTCGTCCCAGCGTTTTCC carries:
- the rph gene encoding ribonuclease PH — translated: MTEPNRIDGRADDQLRPIQFEAGIAPHASGSVLVSFGHTRVICAATIDRRVPAWMRQQGVTGGWLTAEYSMLPYSTHERKSRDISRGKMDGRTVEIQRLIGRAMRAVVDLQKLPDHTLWIDCDVLQADGGTRTASITGAYLAGRLAVQQLVDSGKIAENPFRDSIAAVSVGMFEGRPVLDLPYLEDKDATVDFNVVMTGQGQYVEVQGSGEEATFSEEEFQALTRLAKKGISEIAAMQAGFLMKHLLGSG